A stretch of the Marivirga tractuosa DSM 4126 genome encodes the following:
- a CDS encoding FRG domain-containing protein, with the protein MSEITIHTIEEFISKLTFLDETDVFRGQPDVDFKLIPAIGRIPFKEPENILSQFEEEIFHGFKRKAPLFMDKIPDNEYEWLILAQHYGLPTRLLDWTYNPLVALYFAIENENKSDACVYQGMFNTYINSEQMKTQNPFKVGMSLGVIPTLDNKRYLSQNGLFSIHPTPYQEDFKFVMNKYIIPYESKVSMRWKLRKLGITKASIFPQLDSIGYDILQTNYSRYDGHFKK; encoded by the coding sequence ATGAGCGAAATTACGATACATACTATTGAGGAATTCATATCCAAATTAACTTTCTTAGATGAAACTGATGTTTTTAGAGGACAGCCAGATGTTGATTTTAAATTAATCCCAGCTATCGGTAGGATTCCCTTTAAAGAACCAGAAAACATATTAAGTCAATTTGAAGAAGAGATATTTCATGGCTTCAAAAGGAAAGCTCCTCTTTTTATGGACAAAATACCCGATAATGAATACGAATGGTTGATATTGGCACAACATTATGGTTTACCTACCCGACTTTTAGATTGGACATATAATCCACTTGTGGCTTTGTATTTTGCAATCGAAAATGAAAATAAATCTGATGCTTGTGTATATCAAGGAATGTTTAATACTTACATAAATTCAGAACAGATGAAAACACAGAATCCATTTAAAGTAGGGATGTCATTGGGTGTGATTCCTACTCTTGATAATAAAAGATATTTATCACAAAATGGACTTTTCTCTATTCATCCCACTCCTTATCAGGAAGACTTTAAATTTGTAATGAATAAATATATTATACCTTATGAAAGTAAAGTTTCAATGCGATGGAAATTACGTAAACTGGGAATAACAAAAGCTTCGATATTTCCCCAACTGGATTCAATAGGGTATGATATTTTACAAACTAACTACTCTAGGTATGACGGTCACTTTAAGAAGTAA